The DNA sequence TCCAAGCCATTGAGTAAAAGGCAGGTTTTGGGCAATCCGTAACAAAAGATACCCCAGTTTTGTAGTGACACCGGTGTGTTCTAAACAGGCGGCATTGGCAAAAAGAAACATAAAAAAGAGGATGGTCCACCAATCAATACCACGTTCAATCAGCATTTTCCCCCGTTCCTGCATGACGAATATGACAAAGGCAAGAGCAGTGATCGGGGCAGCAACAAGCACAGTTCCCTCCTTAAGATTTAGCCAATGTTCCAGTCGGGCGTGGAGGATAATGAGTGTTATTACCGCAACAAATACAATCCAGCCGAGTTGCAGTTCTGATGGTTTGACTGAGAGAGTGTCACTGATTTTCATCTGTGGGTGTGCAGGAAGATGTCGGCGAAAGAGTGATAAACAGATGATAACGGTAACGACACACGCTACAAGCGATACCGGCGTTGCCCAGCGCAGAAAGTCTTCAAATGTCAATCCTCCAGCGAAGGCTATATAGACACCGATTGGATTGCCAACAAGTGTTAGCGCTGACCCTACATTGGTAGCAAAGACCAATGCTAACAGGTAAGGGAAGGGGGAGGTTCGGTTCTGGCGGGCAATCTCCAATGCCAACCCAAAGGTCACAAGAATTCCGGATACTTCTCCCGCAAAACCGGAGAGGATAGTGGAAAAAAGCATTAGAACAGCAAGCATTAGTCCTGAGGAGTTTCCTATTCGTCGGGCAACAGCTGTGACAATTATCCGGAAGAAACCGATGTTTTCCAGCCATTTGATTAAAGCCATCATCGCCATAATGAAGATTACTGTAGGTATGGACATATATTCTACAGCAAGTTCGACATTCATTACCCTAAGAAATAACAGCAGCGCAATGCTCACTGCCGCCAACGCCACTCGAAACCGCCAGAAGAACAAAGTTCCGAGAATCATTCCAACGAAGATAGCTGTTGTCAATGCCTGACGGGAGACCCACGGTTCCGAATTAAATTTGAGCAACTCCAATTTTTCGTATATTCCCGTAGCCGGCAGATCCAAAATAGGGAAGAATGCTCGGCCAAGAAAATAAGTCCCCAGGATTGCCAGCAGCAGGAATAATAATGTCCGGTAGCGCTGGAATATTCCGGGTTTTACTTCAGCAGTCAAGAGACGGAAAATTTCTTCGGGATTCCGGGCTTTAAGTATCTGTTGACGGCGATGGTAATCGTGAAATACACGGGCAATTTCCGCAAGAAGCTGGAGATATTCATTGCGGTGCTGCTCAGCGGCAATGACAATGAATATAAGTTGGACCGGTTTAGTGTCTTCCGCGTGCCACTTGATTCCCTTGCGTACCCGGATAAAGATAGCCAGTGGTGCCGGGAGTGCTTCAGGTATAATGGCATGAGGGATGGCAACCCCCTCGCCCAGACTGGTGGAACCGGATTGTTCTCGGATAACAAGGTGACGCACAATCTGGTCGGACACAGAATTCAGGGGGGCGATCCGGCTGACAGCGATTTTAAAGACGGTTTCCGGTGAATCTGCTTCTTCTAAGTCAATTACGTACTCCGGTCGAAAATATTTCTGAAGCATCGATGAGAATTATGAGTTGTTTATCAATAAAATGGGGCAGGGTAAATTGGGGAGCAGTTCTTCTGGTAGATGGTAATCATGGTCAGCGAGAATGCTGACAGGCAGAATTATCAGATCGCAATGCGTACTATTGGCAAGAAACTGCAGATTATCAAGGGTCGTCAGATGAGCGATTACTGATGCTCGAATACCGGATTGTTTGAGGTCTTCTTCGACCCGGTAAATACTGCGCCAGCACTGGCGTTCATAGTTCTCCGCCCGGACCGCTTGGCGGGTCGCACCTTCAGTTCGAGGAGGTGGACATCCGTCAAGAGGACTGACTCCGGAAACAAGCACTGTACTGTTATGCTGGCGTGCAAAGCTCATGACAATTTCCTTTTCTTCCTGCTTTTCACTTATTATGTAGAGGATACGGTCGAACATATTTTTCTCCTTTTTTACGGTGCCAGATTTATTTGGCAAAAGATGGCAATGGAAGAAACAATGAGAGTAACAGTTGTTATGATTATACCGAACTTGAACCATTCCCGAAATCGGATATGGCGACCGCTGGCCCGTTCAAAGGCTCCTACCGCAACGAGGTTGGCGGTTGAGCCGATGACGGTCAGATTTCCCCCGAAACATCCTCCGAAGAGCAGTGCCCACCATAGGATTGAGGCATGTGGTAGTCCGATGCGAATAAGGTCTTTGACAACCGGCGCAAGTGCGGCAACAATCGGGAGATTGTCGACGAATCCCGATAAAATACCAGATATCCAGAGAAAGGAAAGAGCAGCAGGCAGAGTGAGACTGCAGTTGCCGGTTCCGGCGATTTTCCCGGCGAAATTTAAGAGCAGGTAACCTAACTTTGTTGTGACTCCGGTATATTCAAGACAGGCAGCGTTAGCAAATAAAAACATGAAAAAAAGTAACGTCCACCAATCAATCCCCCGTTCAACCAGTACTCTGCCTTTTTCTTGTTCGTAAAAGACAATAAAACCCGTAACTGCTAATGCACTTGCAACCAAAGCAGTGCCGTCACTTAATCCAAGCCAAACTTCAAATCTTCGGTGTAATGCTATCAGGATGATAATAATGAAGAAGGTGATTAGGCCAACCCGGAGCTTGACCGGATCAATATTACCGGCGGTCTTTTCGAGTTGCTGCACATCAAGGTGATATCGAGTATTGAAAAAGTGTCGGCGGTATAGAATTAAACAGAGGAGAGCGACGATAATCGCAGTAATAGCTGAAACCGGAGTTGCCCAGCGCAGAAAGTCTTCAAATGATAAGCCACCGGCAAAGGCAATGTATACTCCGATCGGATTGCCGACAAGTGTAAGAGCAGACCCAACATTAGTAGCAAATACCAAGGACAGCAAAAAGGGCACAAGCGGGGCTTTTGTTCGGCGTGATACTTCCAGCGCGAGACCAAAGGTTACCAGGATGGCTGAAACTTCATCAGCAAATCCCCCCAGAATAACCGAGAATGCCATAAGCAGCAGAAGTAAAAGCCAGGGGATACCTTTTACCTGCTCGATTGCCTTCAGTACAATAAACCGGAATACGCCGATATTCTGCAGCCAGCGGACAATTACCATCATCGCCATAATAAACAGAATGGTCGGAATGGACATGAATCTAACGGTGTGTTCCAAATCCATTACTCCGGCAATTAGTAATGTGCCCAATGCTGCTGCAGCAATAGCGACCCGGAAACGCCAGAAAAGCAGTGTCCCGATGACCATGGCGAGAAAGAGAGTGATTGTCAGTTGTTGCCGCAGAATCCATACCGACTCATTGAAACGTAAATAACCCAGTTCCTGATAGATACCGACAGCTGGAAGACGAATATGCGAAAGGATGCTTCCTGCCCCGACGAATATCAGCGCAACCAATCCGAAAAATAAGATGAGCCGACGATTGCGCTTAAAAAAATTCTGATGAGGCGGAGAGGCGATGATGCGCGAAGCCGATGTCGCATCCTGTGCTGCAAGTGCAGCTGTGCGTAATTGCGGGGTATTTAGACTGCGGGCAATCTCGGCCAGGAGGGAAAGATAAAGGTTCCGTTCTTTTTCTGGAGCTACTAAACATACTATCAGTTTTACCGGTTCCTCGTCGATTGAATTCCAAGGAACTGGTTGTTTTAGCCGAACTACGAGAGCGGCGGGCTGATTTATATTATCCCCGATGAAATGCGGGAGCGCAATACCATAACCGACACCAGTTGAGCCGAGGTTTTCCCTTTCCCGGAGCTGATTGACTAAAAATGTTTCATCGGTAGCTACTCCCGCATCTATAAGTTGACGGGCAATGCGATGAAAAATTTCAT is a window from the candidate division WOR-3 bacterium genome containing:
- a CDS encoding SLC13 family permease → MLQKYFRPEYVIDLEEADSPETVFKIAVSRIAPLNSVSDQIVRHLVIREQSGSTSLGEGVAIPHAIIPEALPAPLAIFIRVRKGIKWHAEDTKPVQLIFIVIAAEQHRNEYLQLLAEIARVFHDYHRRQQILKARNPEEIFRLLTAEVKPGIFQRYRTLLFLLLAILGTYFLGRAFFPILDLPATGIYEKLELLKFNSEPWVSRQALTTAIFVGMILGTLFFWRFRVALAAVSIALLLFLRVMNVELAVEYMSIPTVIFIMAMMALIKWLENIGFFRIIVTAVARRIGNSSGLMLAVLMLFSTILSGFAGEVSGILVTFGLALEIARQNRTSPFPYLLALVFATNVGSALTLVGNPIGVYIAFAGGLTFEDFLRWATPVSLVACVVTVIICLSLFRRHLPAHPQMKISDTLSVKPSELQLGWIVFVAVITLIILHARLEHWLNLKEGTVLVAAPITALAFVIFVMQERGKMLIERGIDWWTILFFMFLFANAACLEHTGVTTKLGYLLLRIAQNLPFTQWLGQSGLTGSSLILLLWFSGITSGFVDNMPIVAALVPIVKTLVQIGLPHSKILWWSLLIGGCYGGNLTMIGSSANLVAIGAYEKYTGRSINFGQWIGTGIVITVITLLIATIILLIQLPFAP
- a CDS encoding SLC13 family permease, whose product is MIDPKKFILSDWALDIDEKLTQDEIFHRIARQLIDAGVATDETFLVNQLRERENLGSTGVGYGIALPHFIGDNINQPAALVVRLKQPVPWNSIDEEPVKLIVCLVAPEKERNLYLSLLAEIARSLNTPQLRTAALAAQDATSASRIIASPPHQNFFKRNRRLILFFGLVALIFVGAGSILSHIRLPAVGIYQELGYLRFNESVWILRQQLTITLFLAMVIGTLLFWRFRVAIAAAALGTLLIAGVMDLEHTVRFMSIPTILFIMAMMVIVRWLQNIGVFRFIVLKAIEQVKGIPWLLLLLLMAFSVILGGFADEVSAILVTFGLALEVSRRTKAPLVPFLLSLVFATNVGSALTLVGNPIGVYIAFAGGLSFEDFLRWATPVSAITAIIVALLCLILYRRHFFNTRYHLDVQQLEKTAGNIDPVKLRVGLITFFIIIILIALHRRFEVWLGLSDGTALVASALAVTGFIVFYEQEKGRVLVERGIDWWTLLFFMFLFANAACLEYTGVTTKLGYLLLNFAGKIAGTGNCSLTLPAALSFLWISGILSGFVDNLPIVAALAPVVKDLIRIGLPHASILWWALLFGGCFGGNLTVIGSTANLVAVGAFERASGRHIRFREWFKFGIIITTVTLIVSSIAIFCQINLAP